Proteins from a single region of Serinus canaria isolate serCan28SL12 chromosome 28, serCan2020, whole genome shotgun sequence:
- the NFILZ gene encoding NFIL3 like protein: MEHFLATPSELVLQRGQAQLLLGKAGGHSRRKREFMPDDKKDTMYWEKRRKNNEAAKRSREKRRLNDVAMESQLAALSRENAVLRTELLSLKLHFGLLSPVPSPYQGRPLGLYLRGHRAASPLLGVEPFAGDSCCPAQKSFVPKVLEPTEFPCKTFNPSTNILGCDSKPIAMDKRGLQQPKKFEESFSSKRFEESFSPKRFEESFSSKRFEESFSSKRFEESFSSKRFEESFSPKRFDAPFSPTACSPFLSYPCPDKHPFPCPWLGSACFLCPSPGMAEARKESSTVVSDEDDEQQEAEVELC; encoded by the coding sequence ATGGAGCACTTCCTGGCCACTCCGAGCGAGCTGGTGCTGCAGCGGGGCcaggcccagctgctgctggggaaggcaggcGGACACTCCCGGCGGAAGAGGGAATTCATGCCTGATGACAAGAAGGACACCATGTACTGGGAGAAGAGGCGCAAGAACAACGAGGCCGCCAAGCGCTCGCGGGAGAAGAGGCGCCTCAACGACGTGGCCATGGAGAGCCAGCTGGCAGCGCTGAGCCGTGAGAACGCCGTGCTCAGGACCGAGCTGCTCTCCCTCAAGCTGCACTTCGGGCTCCTCAGCCCCGTGCCCAGCCCCTACCAGGGCCGCCCCCTCGGGCTCTACCTCAGGGGCCACCGGGCAGCCTCACCCCTGCTGGGTGTGGAGCCCTTTGCTGGTgactcctgctgccctgcccagaagAGTTTTGTGCCCAAGGTGCTGGAACCGACTGAGTTTCCTTGCAAAACCTTCAACCCCTCCACAAACATCCTGGGCTGCGACTCCAAACCCATTGCCATGGACAAACGTGGCCTCCAGCAACCCAAAAAGTTTGAGGAATCCTTCAGCTCCAAAAGGTTTGAAGAATCCTTCAGCCCCAAAAGATTTGAGGAATCCTTCAGCTCCAAAAGGTTTGAGGAATCGTTCAGCTCCAAAAGGTTTGAGGAATCCTTCAGCTCCAAAAGGTTTGAGGAATCCTTCAGCCCCAAAAGGTTTGATGCACCCTTCAGCCCCACAGCTTGCTCTCCATTCCTCAGCTACCCCTGCCCAGACAAAcaccccttcccctgcccttggctgggcagtgcctgctTCTTGTGCCCATCGCCCGGCATGGCCGAGGCCAGGAAGGAGAGCAGCACCGTGGTGTCAGATGAAGATGACGAGCAACAA